The Mytilus galloprovincialis chromosome 2, xbMytGall1.hap1.1, whole genome shotgun sequence genome has a window encoding:
- the LOC143062338 gene encoding uncharacterized protein LOC143062338 isoform X2 translates to MRRAYFSFDCTAPNGAHVGNGKNYESYDECISCDCDNGYLNCCQMGMTLSGLHPDCKAVADGPCFEKAVLKNNENKPCPYRYGGTGR, encoded by the exons ATGAGAAGAGCTTATTTTTCATTTG ATTGTACTGCACCAAATGGAGCCCATGTAGGAAATGGTAAAAATTATGAATCTTATGACGAGTGCATCAGCTGTGATTGTGACAATGGCTACCTGAATTGTTGTCA AATGGGAATGACTTTGTCGGGTCTCCATCCAGACTGCAAGGCTGTAGCAGATGGACCATGCTTTGAGAAGGCTGTACTGAAGAACAATGAAAACAAACCATGCCCGTATCGATATGGAGGAACGGGTCGTTAA
- the LOC143062338 gene encoding uncharacterized protein LOC143062338 isoform X1 — translation MLSIVFMNTVFVMLSFVSQADGSCFASQAGPGINDCTAPNGAHVGNGKNYESYDECISCDCDNGYLNCCQMGMTLSGLHPDCKAVADGPCFEKAVLKNNENKPCPYRYGGTGR, via the exons ATGCTTTCAATCGTTTTTATGAACACAGTATTTGTAATGCTGAGTTTTGTTTCCCAAGCAGATGGTTCTTGTTTTGCGTCACAGGCAGGTCCAGGAATAAACG ATTGTACTGCACCAAATGGAGCCCATGTAGGAAATGGTAAAAATTATGAATCTTATGACGAGTGCATCAGCTGTGATTGTGACAATGGCTACCTGAATTGTTGTCA AATGGGAATGACTTTGTCGGGTCTCCATCCAGACTGCAAGGCTGTAGCAGATGGACCATGCTTTGAGAAGGCTGTACTGAAGAACAATGAAAACAAACCATGCCCGTATCGATATGGAGGAACGGGTCGTTAA
- the LOC143064005 gene encoding uncharacterized protein LOC143064005, with protein sequence MVHIQLCVFFLIVGLSSTVDGYCFAQPPTDCVYKEQIIKDGTRYKSFEECVNCDCRKGSLSCCFIGGYISSHSDDCKVVADGPCSQKAVLISDESQPCPQVSGVGR encoded by the exons ATGGTACACATTCAACTCTGTGTGTTTTTTCTGATCGTAGGACTGTCTTCAACTGTTGATGGGTACTGTTTTGCGCAGCCACCTACAG ATTGTGTTTACAAAGAACAAATAATAAAAGACGGAACACGGTATAAATCTTTTGAAGAGTGTGTCAACTGTGATTGTAGGAAAGGATCCTTGAGTTGCTGCTT CATTGGTGGATACATCAGTAGTCATTCTGATGATTGTAAAGTGGTAGCTGATGGACCTTGTTCGCAAAAGGCTGTCCTTATTAGTGATGAATCACAGCCTTGTCCACAAGTCTCCGGTGTTGGAcgttaa